CTGCGGGCCGCGGCCCTGCTCCTGCCACTCCTTGGGATCGGAGTAGGTCAATGACGCGTCGGCCAGGTCGGCGACACCCGACACGGAGATCTGCTTCACCGGTCCCCCGGCGAACCGGGTGAACGCCCCACCGCCCTGCGCGGCCCACCAGCGCCGGGCCAGGGCCGGCGCCGAGACCACCCCGACCACCACGTCGTCCCCGTCGAACAGCGCGATCAGGGTGGCCCATACGGGCACCCCGCGCACGTAGTTCTTGGTGCCGTCGATCGGATCCACCACCCAGCGGCGACCGGTGGTCGGAGCGTCGGCCGCCCCACCGCCGAATTCCTCGCCGACGACGACGTCGTCGGGCCGCTGCGCGGTGAGGATGGCCCGGATGGCCGTCTCGACCGCGAGATCGGCGTCCGACACCGGGGTCAGGTCGGGCTTGGCGGTCACCTTGAGATCCGACGCGCCGAACCGAGGAAGGCTGATCGCGTCGGCGGCGTCGGCCAGGGCCAGCGCCAGGGTCAGATCGTCAGGGTGCGTTGCACCGGAGGAAGTCACGCCGGAACCGTAACGCCTGCGCCCGGTCGGGCCGGGATCCGACATCCGGACCGGCGCGCTGTTGATCAATCGGCGGGCTGATCAGATGGCGGCCGCACCGGAGCAACACCCTTGTGCCCGCCGAACCGGTCCTGCAGGGCCGGGTCGTCCAGCCACCACGGGCGGTCGACCGGCGGGTCGGCCACCGCCTCACCGGCGGCGTCCCAGTGCTGCCGGGCGTCCAGTTCGGCGTCGACCCGGGCCGCGTCCCGGGCGTCGGCCTTGATCCAGCGGGTGGCCGCCAGGATCAGGAACGGCAGGTCGAGAACCTCGGCCACCACCCACAGGATGCCGCCCGCGACGTGCTGGTCGTCGATCGCGACGGGCGAGAAGGCGGGCCGGTTCACCGCGAAGTGCACCAACGTCATATGGGTCTGGAATCGCAGGGCGATGCCGGGAAAGGCGTCCAGGATCAGCTCCACGAAACCGACGGCCAGCGACAGCCCGACGGCCAGCGACGATCGTTGGTCGTCGGTGTTGACCAGGGGTAGGGCAATCAGCGCGCCGACCGCCAGCAGCAGCAGGTGAACCACGCCTCCGGCCCACACCGAACTGACCGCGAACGAGCCCAGCCCGCCGAAGATCAGCAGCATGCAGAGCACCGGCACCAGCACCGGGCTGACCAACGGGCTGCCCAGGAACCGCAGGGTCCGGGTGCGCAGGGCCCGGGCGAGCAGGTTGTCCGGTCCGTGCACCGTGGTCACCAGCGACACCGGCTGGGCCGACATGATGACGATCGGCACGATGAGCAGGAGGAGCAGCTCCTGGGTCATCCAGACCCACATCAGCTGGAAGCCGCGGGCCTGCGGGAAGCCGTTCGTGGTCCAGACGGTGGCCGCGACGCCGACCCAGAACACGATGTCGCGGTGCCGCGCCCACGCGATTCCCTGCGTGGCCGCGCGCCGTCGGGTGCGCAGATAGGCGATGGCCAGGATGGCGACGACGACGATCATCACGTAGTCCGGCCGCCACTCGGTCAGCAGGCTCCCACCCGAGGGCGCGGATGTCGGTGAGGCGAAGGAATGCACCCGACCATCGTCCACCCTCGTCCCGGTCGCGCTCGCCCCTACTCCGGCGTGCTGACCTGAGTCCGAGCCTGATCTTCGAACTGGGTCCGGTACAGATCGGCGTACAACCCGTTCCGGGCGATCAGGTCGGCGTGCCGTCCGGACTCGACGACGCGGCCCCGGTCGATCACCAGGATCTGGTCGGCCGAGCGCACCGTCGAGAGCCGGTGCGCGATGACGATGGACGTACGGCCGGTGAGGGCCGCGTCGAGCGCGCGCTGGACGGCGGCCTCGGACTCGCTGTCCAGGTGGGCCGTCGCCTCGTCCAGGATCACCACGTCCGGCGCCTTGAGCAGCACCCGCGCGATGGCCAGGCGCTGCTTCTCACCGCCGGACAGCCGGTGGCCCCGGTCCCCCACCACCGTCTCCAGGCCTTCGGGGAGCGAGCTGACCAGCGGCCAGATCTGCGCCGCCCGCAGCGCCTCGATCAGCTGGGCCTCCGACGCCTCGGGCCGGGCGTAGAGCAGGTTCGCCCGAATGGTGTCGTGGAACATGTGGGCGTCCTGAGCGACGACCCCGATCGAGTCGCGCAGCGACTGCAGGGTGGCGTCCTTGACGTCGACCCCGCCGATCCGGACCGCTCCGGAATCGGCGTCGTAGATGCGCGGGATCAACTGGGAGATGGTGGTCTTGCCCGCCCCCGAGGGCCCGACCAGTGCGACCAGCTGGCCCGGCTCGGCCCGGAAGCTGACGCCGTGCAGGACCGGATGACGGGGGCTGTGGTCGGGAACGGAGATGCTCTCCAGCGACGCCAGCGACACCTGCTCCGCGCTCGGATAGGCGAACCGGACGTCGTCGAACTCCACCGATCGGGAGCCCTTGGGCAGGACGACCGCGTCGGGCCGCTCGGAGATCAGCGGCTCGAGATCCAGGACCTCGAAGACGCGTTCGAAGGAGACCAGCGCGCTCATCACGTCGACCCGGACGTTGGACAAGGCGGTCAGCGGTCCGTACAGGCGGGTCAGCAGCAGGGCCAGCGCCACCACGTTGCCGGCGTTGAGCGAACCGGACAGCGCCAGCGAGCCACCCAGCCCGTAGGTCAGGGCCTGTGCGAGGGCGGCGACCAGAGTCAGCGCGGCGATGAACGTCCGTCCGTACATCGCGGTGGTGACGCCGATGTCGCGGACCCGCCCGGCCCGTTCGGCGAACGACTTGGACTCCTCCTCCGGCCGGCCGAACAGGGCGACCAGCAGGGCACCGGAGACGTTGAACCGCTCCGTCATGGTCGTCGTCATGGACGCGTTCAGACCGTAGGACTCCCTGGTCAGGGTCTGCAGCTTGCGGCCGAACGCCCGGGCCGGCAGCACGAACACCGGCAGCAGGATCAGCGACAGGACGGTGACCTGCCAGGACAGGCTGAACATCACCCCGGCCGTCAGGACCAGCCCGATCACATTCGACACCACCCCGGACAGGGTGGAGGTGAACGCCTGCTGGGCGCCGATGACGTCGTTGTTGAGCCGGGAAACCAGCGCGCCGGTCTGGGTGCGGGTGAAGAACGACAACGACATCTTCTGCACGTGGTCGAAGACCCGGCTGCGCATGTCGTAGATCAGGCCCTCCCCGATCCGCGAGGAGTAGAAGCGGGACACCAGCGAGTTGCCGGTGTCGACGACGGCCAGGGCGGCGATCACCAGGGCCAGGATGATGACAACGCGCAGCTGCCCGTGACCGGAGATCTCGTTGACCACCTGCCCGGCGAGCAATGGCGTGGCCACCGCGATGACGGCCGAGAACACCGTCACCGTCAGGAACAGGATCAGTTCCTTGCGGTAGGGC
This window of the Nakamurella panacisegetis genome carries:
- a CDS encoding cytochrome c oxidase assembly protein — translated: MHSFASPTSAPSGGSLLTEWRPDYVMIVVVAILAIAYLRTRRRAATQGIAWARHRDIVFWVGVAATVWTTNGFPQARGFQLMWVWMTQELLLLLIVPIVIMSAQPVSLVTTVHGPDNLLARALRTRTLRFLGSPLVSPVLVPVLCMLLIFGGLGSFAVSSVWAGGVVHLLLLAVGALIALPLVNTDDQRSSLAVGLSLAVGFVELILDAFPGIALRFQTHMTLVHFAVNRPAFSPVAIDDQHVAGGILWVVAEVLDLPFLILAATRWIKADARDAARVDAELDARQHWDAAGEAVADPPVDRPWWLDDPALQDRFGGHKGVAPVRPPSDQPAD
- the hisN gene encoding histidinol-phosphatase produces the protein MTSSGATHPDDLTLALALADAADAISLPRFGASDLKVTAKPDLTPVSDADLAVETAIRAILTAQRPDDVVVGEEFGGGAADAPTTGRRWVVDPIDGTKNYVRGVPVWATLIALFDGDDVVVGVVSAPALARRWWAAQGGGAFTRFAGGPVKQISVSGVADLADASLTYSDPKEWQEQGRGPQFAALLDACWRTRGYGDFLPYMLVAEGAADIAAEPELSLWDLAALVPVVREAGGRFTDVDGAAVDQRTVSAMATNGLLHAEVVARLAR
- a CDS encoding ABC transporter ATP-binding protein, with translation MGGGSMAALRAMHRDDSVKDHKLPPGIAKRILAFARPYRKELILFLTVTVFSAVIAVATPLLAGQVVNEISGHGQLRVVIILALVIAALAVVDTGNSLVSRFYSSRIGEGLIYDMRSRVFDHVQKMSLSFFTRTQTGALVSRLNNDVIGAQQAFTSTLSGVVSNVIGLVLTAGVMFSLSWQVTVLSLILLPVFVLPARAFGRKLQTLTRESYGLNASMTTTMTERFNVSGALLVALFGRPEEESKSFAERAGRVRDIGVTTAMYGRTFIAALTLVAALAQALTYGLGGSLALSGSLNAGNVVALALLLTRLYGPLTALSNVRVDVMSALVSFERVFEVLDLEPLISERPDAVVLPKGSRSVEFDDVRFAYPSAEQVSLASLESISVPDHSPRHPVLHGVSFRAEPGQLVALVGPSGAGKTTISQLIPRIYDADSGAVRIGGVDVKDATLQSLRDSIGVVAQDAHMFHDTIRANLLYARPEASEAQLIEALRAAQIWPLVSSLPEGLETVVGDRGHRLSGGEKQRLAIARVLLKAPDVVILDEATAHLDSESEAAVQRALDAALTGRTSIVIAHRLSTVRSADQILVIDRGRVVESGRHADLIARNGLYADLYRTQFEDQARTQVSTPE